One genomic window of Desulfovibrio gilichinskyi includes the following:
- a CDS encoding cupin domain-containing protein, producing MEDSGFLSKVPNPAIIKNIDHGIVVNLADLVTYQTGQVVSRTLSQHKAVTLTLFAFDIGEGISTHTTPGDALVQVLDGKAEVTIGDNIYSVEAGQAIVMPANTPHGLNAEERFKMLLTLIKDKTD from the coding sequence ATGGAAGACTCAGGATTTCTCTCAAAAGTTCCTAATCCGGCAATCATTAAGAATATTGACCATGGAATAGTAGTAAACTTGGCTGATCTTGTAACTTACCAGACGGGGCAGGTCGTCAGTAGAACTCTGTCACAGCATAAAGCGGTAACTCTTACTCTATTTGCTTTTGATATAGGGGAAGGAATCAGCACTCATACTACTCCAGGTGATGCCCTTGTTCAGGTGCTTGACGGCAAGGCGGAAGTAACAATCGGTGATAATATTTACAGCGTCGAAGCCGGACAGGCAATTGTTATGCCTGCAAATACTCCGCATGGGCTTAATGCTGAAGAACGTTTTAAAATGCTGCTGACTCTTATTAAAGATAAAACTGATTAA
- a CDS encoding efflux RND transporter periplasmic adaptor subunit, whose protein sequence is MSKKCVLVAGLGVAVTLLVLWIAGVFSSGVIQPGRIVPTRPLEEPALTAKAELAVVPVLYEAVGTVRPKTETNIEAQVTGKVLSVFVRAGDKVKRDDKLIVLDSRGLQTRLESAEQGLKSAEASQRQASEVINAAKAAADTATSTWKRLKTLFDSKVATRDELDRVEGQYLQAKARLAQADDGFSAASAQVKQAAKAVEEARINLGYTTIAANTDGEVSKRMVEPGDIAFPGKSLMLIQTSGSLRLEALVREGVIGKVRPGVKLPVEIQALEERTVGVVEEVVPSADPSTRTFLVKIGLDPMPGLYPGMFGRLLVPLREKEIVVVPKRAVSRVGQLETVLIKSAGKWEPVFVRTGNVHDDKIEILSGLRGNETLGLNSLEVGGGAK, encoded by the coding sequence ATGAGTAAAAAATGTGTTTTGGTTGCCGGGCTTGGAGTTGCTGTTACGCTATTGGTTTTGTGGATAGCAGGTGTTTTTAGTTCTGGGGTGATCCAGCCCGGGCGGATTGTTCCTACCAGACCTTTAGAAGAACCTGCTTTAACCGCAAAGGCCGAACTTGCCGTTGTTCCTGTCTTATATGAAGCTGTCGGAACAGTGCGTCCTAAGACCGAAACAAATATAGAAGCGCAGGTTACTGGTAAAGTACTCAGTGTGTTCGTTCGCGCCGGTGATAAGGTTAAGCGGGATGATAAACTGATAGTGCTCGACAGTCGTGGTCTTCAGACCCGTCTGGAAAGTGCCGAGCAGGGGCTTAAATCTGCTGAAGCCTCACAGCGTCAGGCCAGCGAAGTGATCAATGCCGCTAAGGCTGCCGCAGATACAGCTACTTCTACGTGGAAGCGGCTGAAAACTTTATTTGACAGTAAAGTGGCAACACGTGATGAACTTGACCGTGTTGAAGGGCAGTATTTGCAGGCAAAGGCTCGTCTTGCACAGGCTGATGACGGTTTTTCCGCTGCGTCCGCACAGGTTAAGCAGGCAGCCAAAGCCGTTGAAGAGGCACGCATTAACCTCGGGTATACGACTATTGCCGCGAACACAGACGGTGAAGTGTCTAAGAGAATGGTTGAACCGGGTGATATCGCTTTTCCGGGTAAAAGCCTTATGCTCATTCAAACCAGCGGTTCTTTAAGGCTTGAAGCTCTTGTACGTGAGGGCGTCATCGGAAAGGTCAGGCCCGGAGTAAAGCTGCCTGTTGAAATTCAGGCTTTAGAAGAGCGCACAGTCGGCGTTGTTGAAGAAGTTGTTCCGTCTGCCGATCCGTCAACACGGACTTTTTTAGTTAAAATAGGGCTGGACCCTATGCCTGGACTTTACCCCGGTATGTTCGGCCGTTTGCTCGTTCCTCTGAGAGAAAAGGAAATTGTAGTTGTTCCTAAAAGAGCTGTCTCGCGGGTGGGTCAGCTTGAGACTGTTTTGATAAAGAGCGCGGGAAAGTGGGAACCTGTTTTTGTGCGTACCGGAAACGTTCATGATGATAAGATAGAAATTTTATCCGGTTTGCGAGGCAACGAGACTCTTGGTCTTAATTCACTGGAAGTAGGCGGGGGAGCAAAATGA
- a CDS encoding efflux RND transporter permease subunit, translating into MSTFDSGSESAKSQGMIASAVRFFLHSKLTVILIIASVLLGLAAIRLTPREEEPQIVVPMADIMVRAPGAGVEEVEKLITTPLERLLWQIDGVEYVYSISHRDSSMVTVRFFVGENREESLVKLHNAIAKNSDLVPGIVSGWAVKPIEIDDVPIVALTLHPAENHPEISDFELRRVAEELSQRLAEVEDLSHVSLISGRSREIRVELSPERMAGLNVSPMNIAQTLKGADQSAVAGTVLSGNREITVSANSFLESAEDVRNLVVGVFDSKPVYLRDVAQIEDGPAEPSSYSRIGFSRQYLTQMGKDAELPSRPAVTIALSKKKGSNAVTVADAVLARLDELKTTVLPAGIEIEVTRNYGQTADAKVDDLLNSLGFAVFTVVLLLAFTLGWREAAIVALAVPVSFSLALFVNYMLGYTINRVTLFALILSLGLVVDDPITNVDNIQRHILMKKKNPAEATLDAVSEVLPPVIMSTLAIIVSFVPLFFITGMMGPYMAPMAANVPLTVTFSTVCALTIVPWMALRLLKNIKPKAGSSDNSGPGKVERFYSRIITPFLDSSAKRWILLGVIVFGLIFSLALAGLRFVPLKMLPFDNKNEFQIVIDMDEGTPLEETDRVVREFEQVLRGVPEITNFVTYAGEPSPMDFNGLVRHYYWRNGGNMADIRINLADKSNRSEQSHAIVLRLRNELEAVAKRNNAKIKIVESPPGPPVISTITTEIYGAEDRPYSALIEGARQIEGLMVDEPGVVDIDDTTESDRMMVDFVLDKEKAALHGVTALNVVATLQLALSGMVPATVHVDGERTPLPVKLILPRVRRSDAGTLSQIRVKTVDGKSVPLAELGKLVEVNQQQPIYHKNLKRVVYVFAEMAGRAPGEAVLDMQSKLKADPLPPFIWSEWAGEGEWQITLDVFRDLGIAFAAALVGIYILLIVETGSFGMPLLIMSAIPLTLLGIMPGFWLLNVIGSDNVAGMVGEAFADPVFFTATSMIGMIALGGIVIRNSLVLIDFVRKSTAEGMELKEALIRSGAVRLRPIALTAATTALGAWPITLDPIFSGLAWALIFGLLASTLFTLVVIPVGYFVFERD; encoded by the coding sequence ATGAGCACTTTTGATTCTGGTAGTGAAAGTGCAAAATCCCAAGGAATGATCGCTTCGGCTGTACGTTTTTTTCTGCATTCAAAGCTCACGGTTATTTTGATCATTGCTTCCGTTCTGCTGGGGCTAGCAGCTATCAGGCTGACTCCGAGAGAGGAAGAGCCGCAGATAGTTGTGCCGATGGCGGATATTATGGTCAGAGCTCCCGGAGCAGGCGTTGAAGAGGTTGAGAAACTTATTACCACTCCGCTTGAGCGTCTTTTGTGGCAGATTGACGGAGTTGAATACGTTTATTCAATTTCCCACCGCGATTCCTCCATGGTCACGGTCCGTTTTTTTGTAGGAGAGAATCGTGAAGAATCTCTTGTCAAACTGCACAATGCTATTGCTAAAAATTCAGATCTTGTTCCGGGTATCGTTTCCGGGTGGGCCGTTAAACCTATCGAGATTGATGACGTTCCTATTGTAGCTTTGACTTTGCACCCCGCTGAAAATCATCCTGAAATTTCAGATTTTGAATTGCGCCGTGTGGCGGAGGAATTGTCGCAGCGGCTTGCGGAAGTGGAAGACCTTTCACATGTCTCCCTGATCTCCGGCAGATCACGTGAGATCAGGGTTGAGCTTTCACCTGAGCGTATGGCCGGATTAAATGTTTCCCCCATGAATATCGCTCAGACTTTGAAGGGAGCAGATCAATCAGCTGTCGCTGGTACAGTCCTTTCGGGTAATCGCGAGATAACTGTTTCTGCAAATTCTTTTCTGGAATCAGCGGAAGATGTGCGCAATTTGGTAGTCGGTGTTTTTGATTCTAAACCTGTTTACCTGCGTGATGTCGCCCAGATAGAAGACGGCCCGGCGGAACCCTCGTCCTATTCAAGGATAGGTTTCTCCCGGCAGTATTTAACTCAGATGGGCAAGGATGCAGAGCTTCCGTCGCGTCCGGCTGTGACTATTGCTTTATCAAAGAAAAAAGGAAGCAATGCGGTAACCGTCGCCGACGCTGTTCTTGCCCGCCTTGATGAACTGAAAACTACGGTTCTCCCGGCCGGTATTGAGATTGAAGTCACCCGTAACTACGGCCAGACTGCTGACGCAAAAGTAGATGATCTGCTTAACTCACTCGGGTTTGCTGTTTTCACTGTGGTTCTTTTACTGGCTTTTACCCTCGGCTGGCGTGAAGCGGCGATTGTTGCACTTGCTGTTCCGGTCAGTTTTTCACTGGCCCTGTTCGTCAATTATATGCTCGGTTACACTATTAACCGCGTAACTCTTTTTGCCTTGATTCTTTCGCTCGGGTTGGTGGTGGATGATCCTATTACTAATGTGGACAATATCCAGCGTCATATCCTTATGAAGAAAAAGAATCCTGCCGAGGCTACCCTTGACGCTGTATCCGAAGTCCTGCCTCCGGTTATAATGTCCACACTGGCTATTATTGTTTCTTTTGTTCCGCTTTTTTTCATCACCGGAATGATGGGGCCGTATATGGCTCCAATGGCTGCCAATGTTCCGTTGACAGTTACTTTTTCAACTGTATGCGCTCTTACTATTGTTCCATGGATGGCTTTGCGGCTGTTAAAAAATATTAAGCCTAAAGCAGGCTCATCGGACAATTCCGGTCCCGGAAAAGTTGAACGTTTTTATTCCCGGATTATTACTCCTTTTTTAGACTCGTCAGCCAAACGCTGGATACTTCTCGGCGTAATTGTTTTCGGATTGATTTTTTCTCTCGCGCTTGCCGGATTGCGATTTGTCCCGCTTAAAATGCTGCCGTTTGATAACAAAAATGAATTTCAAATTGTTATAGATATGGATGAGGGGACACCTCTTGAGGAGACTGACAGAGTTGTCCGCGAGTTCGAGCAGGTGTTGCGCGGTGTTCCGGAGATTACAAATTTTGTGACTTATGCGGGTGAACCTTCGCCGATGGATTTTAATGGACTGGTCCGTCATTATTATTGGAGAAATGGCGGAAATATGGCGGATATCCGTATTAATCTTGCGGATAAATCAAACCGCAGTGAGCAAAGCCATGCTATTGTTCTAAGGCTTAGAAATGAGCTTGAAGCTGTTGCCAAGCGAAACAATGCCAAAATTAAGATAGTGGAATCTCCCCCCGGACCTCCGGTAATTTCAACTATTACCACAGAGATTTATGGCGCAGAGGACCGCCCGTATTCTGCGTTGATTGAAGGTGCCCGACAGATTGAAGGGCTCATGGTAGATGAACCGGGAGTAGTTGATATTGATGACACAACTGAGTCGGATCGGATGATGGTCGACTTTGTGTTGGATAAGGAAAAAGCCGCCTTGCACGGGGTTACTGCTCTAAACGTGGTTGCAACTTTGCAACTGGCATTATCGGGCATGGTTCCGGCTACGGTTCATGTTGACGGAGAGCGTACTCCTTTGCCTGTGAAGCTGATTCTGCCGCGCGTCCGCAGGTCTGACGCAGGGACTCTTTCGCAGATCAGGGTTAAAACTGTTGACGGAAAATCCGTTCCGCTGGCAGAGCTCGGTAAACTCGTGGAAGTCAATCAGCAGCAACCTATCTATCACAAGAATTTGAAAAGGGTTGTTTACGTGTTTGCCGAAATGGCAGGGCGTGCTCCCGGCGAAGCCGTTCTTGATATGCAGTCTAAACTGAAAGCTGATCCGCTGCCCCCTTTTATCTGGTCTGAATGGGCAGGTGAAGGGGAATGGCAGATTACGCTTGATGTTTTCCGTGATCTTGGAATTGCTTTTGCGGCGGCTCTGGTAGGTATCTATATCCTGCTTATTGTCGAAACAGGGTCATTTGGTATGCCGCTTCTTATTATGAGTGCTATTCCACTGACTCTGCTGGGGATTATGCCGGGATTCTGGCTGCTCAACGTGATCGGATCAGATAATGTGGCAGGAATGGTAGGTGAAGCCTTTGCTGATCCGGTATTTTTTACGGCTACCAGTATGATAGGAATGATTGCGCTGGGCGGAATTGTTATCCGCAATTCGCTTGTTCTTATAGATTTTGTTCGTAAATCAACTGCGGAAGGAATGGAATTGAAAGAAGCTCTTATCCGTTCTGGGGCAGTGCGTTTAAGGCCCATAGCGTTAACTGCGGCAACGACAGCACTAGGCGCATGGCCCATTACTTTGGACCCTATATTCTCAGGTTTGGCATGGGCTTTGATCTTTGGACTTCTTGCTTCAACCCTGTTTACTTTGGTTGTTATTCCGGTCGGATATTTTGTTTTTGAAAGGGATTAA
- a CDS encoding two-component system sensor histidine kinase NtrB, which produces MPKTKLSIIAIKIAVIYAAFGCLWILLSDKILLIFVHDANMISRIQTYKGWFYVLVTGILVYGLINRFIRSLQQSHTRYLRLLNNIADPIYLSNSQGKIIDANDSACEKLGYSRKELLTKKIDEIDTTTNLHEWTEFIRTADEDKSFCLESSHKRKDGSVFPSEICACIFDEDQDRYCLGVARDMSMRKKTQEILIQNEKMSSLGELAAGMAHEINNPLSAIMGASQNIYNRMFTDTKNNIATAKESSISLNDMRNYLNKRKVDRMLNSISVSGVRASKIVHSMLSFSRKSIKQLCVCEISKLLNETIELISSDYNLNREYDFKKIKVTRDYGEDLPQVCCLENEIQQVLLNVLKNATEAMTEKIYAEGSVPELILRLRPNGSAILIEIEDNGPGMTEEVRNKIFEPFYTLKGVGKGTGLGLSISYFIITELHHGEFSVTSEPNVGTKFTIKLPCAAENQCSAG; this is translated from the coding sequence ATGCCTAAAACTAAACTTTCCATTATAGCTATCAAAATAGCTGTCATTTACGCAGCTTTCGGCTGTCTGTGGATACTTTTATCAGACAAGATTTTACTTATATTCGTACACGATGCTAATATGATCAGCCGTATTCAAACATACAAAGGGTGGTTTTATGTCCTTGTAACGGGAATACTTGTTTATGGACTGATAAATAGATTCATCCGTTCGCTGCAGCAAAGCCATACAAGATACCTGCGATTACTGAATAATATTGCCGACCCTATCTACCTTTCAAATTCACAGGGGAAAATCATAGATGCCAATGATTCTGCTTGTGAAAAACTTGGATACAGTCGCAAAGAACTACTCACCAAGAAAATTGATGAAATAGACACCACAACCAATCTGCATGAATGGACTGAATTTATCCGCACAGCTGATGAAGATAAGTCATTTTGTCTGGAGAGCTCTCATAAGCGAAAGGATGGTTCTGTATTCCCGTCTGAAATATGTGCTTGTATCTTTGATGAAGATCAAGACCGGTATTGCTTAGGAGTAGCGCGCGACATGTCAATGCGCAAAAAAACGCAAGAAATACTGATTCAAAATGAAAAAATGAGTTCTTTGGGAGAACTGGCTGCCGGAATGGCGCACGAAATAAACAATCCCCTTTCTGCAATAATGGGAGCATCACAAAACATTTATAACAGAATGTTCACTGACACCAAAAACAATATCGCCACAGCTAAAGAAAGCTCCATTTCATTAAATGACATGCGTAACTATTTAAATAAGAGAAAAGTTGACCGCATGTTGAATTCAATTTCTGTGTCCGGAGTCAGAGCCTCAAAAATAGTACACAGCATGCTCAGTTTCAGCCGTAAATCAATCAAACAACTTTGTGTTTGCGAAATAAGTAAGCTTTTAAATGAAACTATTGAGTTGATTTCCAGCGACTATAATCTGAATAGAGAATATGACTTCAAAAAAATTAAAGTTACGCGCGACTACGGCGAAGATCTTCCGCAAGTATGCTGCCTTGAAAACGAAATCCAACAAGTTCTACTGAATGTTCTCAAGAATGCTACAGAAGCTATGACTGAAAAAATCTACGCTGAAGGCTCAGTCCCTGAACTTATTCTACGGCTGCGTCCCAATGGATCAGCAATCCTAATTGAAATTGAAGATAACGGCCCGGGAATGACAGAAGAGGTCCGAAACAAAATATTTGAACCATTTTATACGCTAAAAGGCGTAGGCAAAGGAACAGGATTAGGTTTATCCATATCCTACTTTATTATCACTGAGTTACACCATGGTGAATTCAGCGTGACGAGTGAACCGAATGTCGGGACTAAATTTACGATAAAACTCCCTTGCGCTGCCGAGAATCAGTGTTCTGCAGGTTAA
- a CDS encoding translation initiation factor Sui1 translates to MFQNKKQSTLVYSTDHGTMCTSCKRPIADCICGQKNKPKNDGIIRIERQTKGRKGKGVSLISGLPLEGEELKKLAKILKAKCGTGGTIKDGVIEIQGDHRQNLKIELEKIGYKVKLAGG, encoded by the coding sequence ATGTTTCAAAATAAAAAACAATCTACTTTAGTATATTCTACTGACCACGGAACTATGTGCACGTCTTGCAAAAGGCCGATAGCAGACTGTATTTGCGGTCAAAAAAATAAACCTAAAAATGACGGTATAATACGTATTGAACGTCAGACCAAGGGGCGCAAAGGCAAAGGGGTTTCACTCATTTCCGGCCTGCCTTTGGAAGGTGAAGAACTAAAAAAATTGGCAAAAATCCTGAAAGCAAAATGCGGAACAGGAGGCACTATAAAAGATGGTGTCATAGAAATTCAAGGTGATCACAGGCAAAACCTCAAAATTGAACTGGAAAAAATAGGCTATAAAGTTAAGCTGGCTGGTGGATAA
- a CDS encoding methyl-accepting chemotaxis protein yields MKLYSNLNLRNKIMIPVGTVVLLVMGITLAVLISRFQDVTLDDARNIGVEMSARYGQTIKIDLDVAMAAANSLAHTIEAVQQFSETPDRNLTDTIIKNVTDAKLGIESSWVAFEPNKFDGRDVDFAGTPSADENGRYLPWVRVGHNMTHTTGLDAPWYQVPLHSGKNYLVDPTEYDFDGTKVTLVSACVPIRKKGVVIGVAGVDMSVEHMVKLAESITPFGTGYGFLMSQSGEVVSHPNSGYIGKNIKDILPSEDSQRIMATLDTGKTAVMYLKKNGEEYEMVITPFAVGGTGERWCLAVALPMSKVLAASNKVVGLSVAMSIGAILILIFIVYLLARSIVSPIRAGVAFSQQIASGNLNASLEINQNDEIGQLASDLTGMGHKLRSVVSNVRESVEQVASGSSELSSTAETLSQSATEQAANVEEVSASMTEMASNIIKSTENALETEKIALRSAEDAEKGGTAVAHTVQAMRQIAEKISIIEDIARQTNLLALNAAIEAARAGEHGKGFAVVAAEVRKLAERSGQAASEINDLSASSVAVAESAGEMLNKMVPDIQRTAELVQEIAAASSEQNSGAEQINRAVGQLDQVIQQIASAAEEMSATSEELAGQAANLQDTMSFFTVDETDVYSARPVRSAPPLRSAQVTRPVHRTPAKRLPQPTAARKASGVSLDMSTASDSEFEKF; encoded by the coding sequence ATGAAGCTATATAGTAATTTGAACCTGCGGAATAAGATTATGATTCCGGTCGGGACTGTTGTTTTACTTGTAATGGGGATTACGCTCGCCGTATTGATTTCCAGATTTCAGGATGTGACTCTTGACGATGCAAGAAATATCGGCGTGGAGATGTCCGCACGTTATGGACAAACTATCAAGATTGATTTGGATGTGGCCATGGCTGCTGCAAATTCTTTAGCTCACACCATTGAGGCCGTTCAGCAGTTTTCAGAGACTCCAGACCGTAACCTTACTGATACGATTATCAAAAATGTTACTGATGCCAAACTGGGTATAGAGAGTTCATGGGTTGCTTTTGAACCGAATAAGTTTGATGGCAGGGATGTTGATTTCGCCGGAACTCCAAGTGCTGACGAAAATGGACGGTACCTTCCATGGGTTCGAGTCGGTCATAATATGACACATACAACCGGCCTTGATGCTCCGTGGTATCAGGTCCCGTTGCACTCCGGCAAAAACTATCTTGTAGATCCTACAGAATATGATTTCGACGGAACGAAAGTTACTCTTGTCTCAGCATGTGTACCTATCAGAAAGAAAGGAGTGGTCATAGGTGTGGCCGGCGTTGATATGAGTGTAGAGCACATGGTCAAGCTTGCTGAATCCATTACTCCATTCGGGACAGGTTACGGGTTCTTGATGAGTCAGTCCGGGGAGGTTGTATCACATCCTAATTCCGGATACATCGGTAAAAATATAAAGGATATTCTTCCTTCTGAAGATTCTCAGAGAATTATGGCTACTCTGGATACAGGCAAAACTGCTGTTATGTATTTGAAAAAGAATGGCGAGGAATATGAGATGGTCATTACTCCTTTCGCTGTAGGCGGAACCGGCGAGAGATGGTGTCTTGCTGTTGCTCTTCCAATGAGTAAGGTTCTTGCTGCTTCAAACAAAGTTGTCGGGCTGTCTGTTGCCATGAGCATCGGTGCTATTCTTATCTTAATTTTCATAGTCTACCTTCTTGCAAGATCTATTGTGTCACCTATACGTGCCGGTGTTGCCTTTTCGCAGCAGATTGCATCAGGTAATTTGAATGCTTCGCTCGAAATCAACCAGAATGATGAAATAGGTCAGCTTGCTTCTGACTTAACCGGAATGGGGCATAAGCTTCGCTCGGTTGTCAGCAATGTTCGTGAGTCTGTTGAGCAGGTTGCATCCGGCAGTAGTGAATTATCCTCCACAGCTGAAACCCTTTCTCAAAGTGCAACCGAACAGGCTGCTAACGTCGAAGAGGTTTCGGCAAGTATGACTGAGATGGCTTCTAATATCATTAAAAGCACTGAAAATGCGCTTGAGACCGAGAAAATTGCCCTCCGTTCGGCAGAAGATGCTGAAAAGGGCGGAACAGCTGTAGCTCATACTGTCCAGGCTATGCGTCAGATTGCTGAAAAAATATCTATTATTGAAGATATTGCCCGCCAGACGAATTTGCTGGCTTTAAATGCTGCGATTGAGGCTGCCCGTGCAGGCGAGCATGGTAAAGGATTTGCCGTTGTAGCAGCAGAAGTCCGTAAACTTGCTGAACGCAGCGGACAGGCTGCATCAGAAATAAACGATCTTTCAGCCTCAAGTGTTGCTGTTGCTGAATCCGCAGGTGAAATGCTCAATAAAATGGTTCCTGACATTCAGCGTACGGCCGAACTTGTGCAAGAGATTGCTGCAGCGTCAAGTGAGCAGAATTCCGGGGCTGAACAGATTAATCGCGCGGTAGGTCAGCTTGATCAGGTTATTCAGCAGATCGCTTCGGCGGCGGAAGAAATGTCCGCAACATCGGAAGAATTGGCCGGACAGGCCGCTAATCTGCAGGATACAATGTCTTTTTTTACTGTTGATGAGACAGATGTATATTCTGCAAGACCTGTCAGGAGCGCACCTCCTTTGCGTTCAGCTCAGGTGACAAGACCTGTTCATCGAACCCCGGCAAAACGGTTGCCGCAGCCTACAGCTGCCAGAAAGGCTTCAGGTGTTTCATTAGATATGAGCACTGCAAGTGACAGCGAATTCGAAAAGTTTTAG
- a CDS encoding pancreas/duodenum homeobox protein 1: MGQYGDVFTDQLLESLFPASRSNDFFEALFGDAEEGSYDIELGYAGDSGDTVNFELRLKQRPGRCLACNLTYGLPQVFSRHPIINIQGLAEKIGAAVGKSENVSWKLGSTKEYNSKLHVIPLTISLS, from the coding sequence ATGGGTCAATATGGTGATGTTTTTACCGATCAGCTGCTTGAATCTCTTTTTCCGGCAAGCCGCTCTAACGATTTTTTCGAGGCACTGTTCGGAGATGCTGAAGAAGGCAGTTATGATATTGAGCTTGGATATGCTGGAGACTCCGGTGATACTGTAAATTTTGAACTGCGTCTTAAGCAGCGTCCCGGGCGTTGCCTCGCATGTAATCTGACTTACGGCTTACCACAGGTTTTCTCACGTCACCCGATTATAAATATTCAAGGGCTTGCTGAAAAAATAGGCGCGGCCGTTGGTAAAAGTGAAAATGTAAGCTGGAAACTAGGTTCTACGAAAGAGTATAACAGTAAATTACACGTTATCCCGTTAACGATTTCTCTTTCATAA
- a CDS encoding N-acetylneuraminate synthase family protein, which produces MKHPIFISEVSSNHACDLNRCYEFIDTSARIGCDVVKFQLFKVDKLFAPEILNKSESHRKRKEWELPESFIPEIANRCRKAGISFSCTPFYLEAVDILNPYVEFFKIASYELLWNDLLKACALTGKPVVLSTGMANMKEIANAVSVLRKSGCSDLTLLHCVSGYPTPPEQANLSVIDTLRREFNCAVGWSDHTVEEGVIARAVHKYDAEMIEFHLDLDTEGAEFAAGHCWLPDGAEKLIRNVRVSLKADGNGIKEPAAAELSDRDWRADPDDGLRPLKVVRGGWEIKD; this is translated from the coding sequence ATGAAGCACCCTATATTTATTTCAGAAGTTTCCAGTAATCATGCTTGCGATTTAAATCGTTGTTATGAATTTATTGATACATCTGCACGTATCGGTTGTGACGTGGTAAAGTTTCAGCTGTTTAAGGTCGATAAGTTATTTGCGCCTGAAATTTTGAATAAAAGTGAATCTCATAGAAAAAGAAAAGAGTGGGAACTTCCTGAAAGTTTCATTCCTGAAATTGCGAACCGCTGCCGAAAAGCCGGAATATCATTTTCATGCACTCCTTTTTATCTGGAAGCAGTAGATATTCTTAATCCTTATGTGGAATTTTTTAAAATTGCTTCATATGAATTGCTTTGGAATGATTTGCTGAAAGCTTGTGCGTTGACTGGTAAACCAGTTGTTCTTTCAACCGGTATGGCAAATATGAAAGAGATAGCGAACGCCGTTTCTGTTCTTAGGAAGTCAGGTTGTTCCGATTTAACCTTACTGCATTGCGTGTCAGGCTATCCTACACCTCCGGAGCAGGCCAATTTGTCGGTGATTGATACTTTGAGAAGAGAATTCAATTGTGCCGTCGGATGGTCAGATCATACTGTTGAAGAAGGCGTTATCGCCCGTGCTGTTCATAAGTATGATGCAGAAATGATTGAATTTCATCTTGATCTGGACACGGAAGGGGCAGAGTTTGCGGCCGGTCATTGCTGGCTTCCGGACGGTGCGGAGAAACTTATTCGTAACGTTCGAGTGTCCTTAAAAGCTGACGGTAATGGAATTAAAGAACCGGCTGCCGCAGAATTGTCTGATCGAGATTGGCGGGCAGACCCTGATGATGGGTTGCGACCTTTGAAGGTTGTTAGGGGTGGTTGGGAGATTAAAGATTGA